CGAGCAGGCCGAGGCCATTCGGGTCAATCGCGAGAATCCGCGCTATCTCAAAGGCATCAAGATTCATCCGGCGGTGGAGCCGGTCACCGACCTGCTGGCCACCCTGAATGACTGTGACCTGTGCTTCGTCGCCTTGCCTTCCAGCGCCCTGCGCTCGGTACTGGCGCCCCACGCGCAGTTGCTGAGCGGCAAGCTGCTGGTCAGCCTGACTAAGGGCATCGAGGCCCAGACCTTCAAGCTGATGAGCGAGATCCTTGAGGACATAGCCCCGGCGGCGCGCATTGGCGTGTTGTCGGGTCCCAACCTGGCCCGGGAAGTGGCCGAGCATGCTCTGACCGCCACCGTGGTCGCCAGTGAAGATGAAGAGCTGTGCCAGCGGGTCCAGGCGGCATTGCACGGGCGGACCTTCCGCGTCTACGCCAGTGCCGACCGCTTTGGCGTCGAGCTGGGCGGGGCGTTGAAGAACGTCTACGCGATCATCGCCGGCATGGCGGTGGCCCTGGGCATGGGGGAAAACACCAAGAGCATGCTGATCACCCGTGCCTTGGCGGAGATGACCCGTTTTGCCGTCAGCCAGGGCGCCAATCCCATGACCTTCCTCGGCCTGGCCGGAGTCGGCGACCTGATCGTCACCTGTTCCTCGCCCAAGAGCCGCAACTACCAGGTGGGCTTTGCCCTGGGGCAGGGCCTGAGTCTGGAGGACGCGGTGACCCGCCTGGGCGAAGTGGCGGAGGGCGTCAACACCCTCAAGGTGCTCAAGGCCAAGGCCCAGGAACTGGGCGTCTACATGCCGCTGGTCGCCGGCCTGCATGCGATTCTGTTCGAAGGGCGGACGCTGAATCAGGTGATCGAGCTGCTGATGCGTGGCGAGCCGAAAACCGACGTCGACTTTATCTCCACCAGCGGATTCAACTGAGTAGCACAGGAGCCAGACATGAACGATACGAATTCCGAAGCCAAATACGAATCCATCCTCCTGCGCGTGCTGTGGATGCTGGTGTTCGTGATGGTGTGGCAGGTGGCGCAGTTTCTTCTGGGCGCCCTGGTCCTGGTGCAACTGATCTATCGCCTGATCTACGGCGCGCCGAATGCCGGGCTGATGAACTTTGGCGACAGCCTGAGCCAGTTCCTGGCGCAGATTGGCCGGTTCGGCAGCTTCCACACCGAGCAGAAACCCTGGCCGTTCGCCGATTGGCCGACCCCGCGGGCCCCTGAAGGGGAGGCCCCCCACAGTGTGCCGCCGGCGCCCCACCCGGTGCGTGACGAGGAGCCCAAGCTGTGAAGTTGTGGGTACTGCGTCACGGCCAGGCCGAATCCCATGCGGCCAGCGATGACCAGCGCAACCTTACGGCCCACGGCCGCCAGGAAGTGCTGGGCAGCGCCGCGCAGCTGATTGGCCAGCCCATCAGTGCGATCATCGCCAGCCCCTATGTGCGGGCCCAGCAAACGGCGCAACTGGTGCGTCAGGCCCTGGGCTTCGAGGGCGAGATCCTCACCGTGCCCTGGTTGACCCCGGAGGCCAACCCATTGCAGGTGCTGGAGCATCTGGACAGTGCGGACAACCTGCTGCTGGTCAGCCACCAACCCTTGGTCGGCAACCTGATCGGCCTGTTGCAGCACGGTCATCTGCGTGATCCCCAGCCCATGAATACCGCCAGCCTGGCGGAGCTGGAAGGCGACTGGCCGCTGGCGGGGCTGATGACCCTCAATAGCGTCAAGCACCCCTAGAGCGCCTCGGCGGCCAGACGGTTCCTGGCCGCCGCCGGTCCGTCGGGGTGACCGACACCCGGTTGTGCGGCGCTACATTTCTTAACTTGCAGCCCTCCTTTGTGCGTGGAATAGTCGACCGAGCAAGTGCTTGGTTGGTGTCGCGAACAGAATAAAAACAAAGGAGCGAGTCATGGCTGCTGCTTTTCGTTTGCCGCTGCAAGTGTTCTACGAGCGCGAGGCTCGTCATCCCCAGCAATGTTTTCTGGTTCAGCCCAGCGCCGGAGGTCAGGTGCAGGAGCTGAGCTGGTTCGAGGTCGGCCAGCAGGCCCGTCGCGCCGCCCAATGGCTGCGGGAGCGCCAGTTGCCCCCCGGCAGTCATATCGCAATCATTGGCAAGAATTCCGCGCACTGGATCATCAGCGACCTGGCGATCTGGATGGCCGGGCATGTGTCGGTGCCGCTGTATCCCAACCTCACCGCCGATTCGGTGGCCCAGGTACTGGAGCATTCAGAGTCGGCCCTGGTGTTCATCGGCAAGCTCGATGACTGGCCGGGCATGGCCCCGGGGATCAGGCCCGGTCTGCCCACTGTGCGCCTGCCGCTGGCCCCTGAAGGCACTTTCGACTGCACCTGGGACGATCTGCAAGGCTGTCAGCCGTTGGCTGACAATCCAAGTCCACCGGCCGAGCAACTAGCCACCATCATCTACACCTCCGGTACCACGGGCCTGCCCAAGGGGGTGATGCACAGCTTCGGCAATCTGGGTTTTGCCGCCACTCACGGGACACAACTCTTCGGCCTGGGCCCGGGGGATCGACTGCTGTCCTATCTGCCGCTGTGTCATGTGGCCGAGCGCATGTTTGTCGAGATGGCGGCGATCTATACCGGGCAGACCGTGTTCTTCGCCGAGAGCCTCGATACCTTCCTGGCGGACCTGCGGCGGGCCCGGCCCACAGCCCTGTTCGGCGTGCCGCGAATCTGGACCAAGTTCCAGATGGGGGTCTACAGCAAGGTGCCGGCCAGGCGCCTGGACGTTCTCTTGAGCCTGCCGTTGATCGGCAAGCGCGTCGGTCACAAGGTGCTGGCCGGGCTTGGGCTGGACGCCTTGCGGGTGGCCTTGTCCGGGGCGGCGCCGGTGCCCCAGGCACTGTTGCACTGGTATCGGCGGTTGGGCCTGGACGTACTGGAGGTCTATGGCATGACCGAGAGTTGCGGTTATTCCCATATCGGCCGTTCCGGGGAGCAGGTGCCGGGCTGGATCGGTCGGCCCTGTCCCGGGGTTGAAGTGCGTATCGATGACGCGGGCGAGGTCCAGGTGCGCAGCGGGGCCACCATGCAGGGCTATTACAAGGACCCGCAGAAGACCGCCGAAACCATCACCGAGGACGGTTTTCTGCGCACCGGCGACAAGGGCGAACAGGACGCAGCCGGCAATCTGCGCCTGACCGGTCGGCTCAAGGAAATCTTCAAGACCAGCAAGGGCAAGTACGTGGCCCCGGCACCCATCGAGAATCGCCTGGCCGTGCATGCCCATATCGAGCAGGTGTGCGTGGTGGGGGACGGTCTGAGCGCTCCTCTGGGGTTGTGCGTGCTTTCGGCGGCGGGCTTGCAGGCCGCGGCAGGCAGCGCCCGGGAAGGGCTGCACAGCAGCCTGGAAAACCTGCTGGCCCAGGTCAATGGCGGCCTGGACAAGCATGAACGGCTGCATCGGCTGGTGGTGGTCAAGGACAACTGGGCCGTGGAGAACGGCTTTCTGACCCCGACCCTGAAGATCAAGCGCAATGTGATCGAGGCCACCTATGGCGGCAGTTTTCAACGCTGGAGCGAGCGCAGCGAAGCCGTGCTGTGGCAGGATTGATCGACAATAACCACCCAGAAGGGAAGCAGCGATGAGCCTATGGCGTACCACTCCGAACATCGAGCAACTGAACGCGGCACAGAAGAACACCATCGGCGAAGTGCTGGATATTCGCTTCGAGTCGTTTGATGAGGAATCGCTGAGCGCAAGCATGGTCATCGACCATCGCACCCACCAGCCCTACGGGTTGCTGCATGGCGGGGCTTCGGTGGTGCTGGCGGAAACCGTCGGCTCCATGGCCAGCTACCTGTGTATCGATGCCAGCAAGTTCTATTGCGTGGGCCTGGAGATCAACGCCAATCACCTGCGCGGCTTGCGCAGCGGCCGGGTGACGGCGGTGGCCCGGGCCATTCATATCGGGCGCACCACCCATGTCTGGGATATCCGCCTGAGCAGCGATGAAGGCAAGGCCAGCTGTATTTCGCGCCTGACCATGGCCGTGGTGCCTCTGGGGCAAACGCCGCCGGCGCAATGAGTGAGCGCGCCATAGGCTGAGCCTGGGTGTCAGTATTCCTGTCCGTTACGGTCATTGCCCTGGTGCAAGGGCCTGCGGACAATCGGTGTTGGTTTGGTGGATGGATAGGTCGGTATGTCGCAACAGGTGTTTTTCGCTCACGCCAATGGGTTTCCCTCCGGCACGTACGGCAAGCTGTTTGCTGCCCTGGCGCCGGAGTTCGAGGTGGCTCATTTGCAGCAGCATGCCCACGACCCGCGCTTTCCGGTGGACGACAACTGGCAGAGTCTGGTGGATGAGCTGATCCACCACCTGCAACAGCAGGCGCAGCCGGTGTGGGGCGTGGGGCACTCGTTGGGGGGCGTGCTGCACCTGCACGCGGCCCTGCGCTGCCCGGAGCTGTATCGGGGGGTGGTGATGCTCGATTCGCCAGTGCTGACCCGGGCCGACCAGTGGGTGATCCGCGCCGCCAAGCGCTTTGGTTTCATCGACCGCCTGACTCCCGCCGGGCGAACCCTGGGGCGCCGCGAGGAGTTTGCCGATGTCGAATCGGCGCGCAGCTACTTTGCCCGCAAGACGCTGTTCCGAGCCTTCGACCCCGATTGCCTGGACGCGTACTTGCAGCATGGCCTGCAGCAGGTGGGTGACCGCTTGCGCCTGCGTTTCGATCCGGCGACCGAGATCAGCATCTATCGCGGCGTACCGCACACCAGCCCCGGCAGCGCTCGCCAGCTCAAGGTGCCCCTGGCCGTGGTGCGCGGCCAGCAGAGTCGGGTGGTGATGCGGCATCACACCAGTGCCGTGGGGCGTATGCCCCTGGGCGAGTCCCTGACCATGCCCGGCGGCCACATGTTTCCTCTTGAGCGGCCCGAAGCCACCGCCACCCTGCTCAAGGAACTCTTCACCCGCTGGGAACAGCGCCGGAGCTGTGCATGAGCCAGGTCGTCGAGGAAGTTCGCCTGAACCTGCCCCACATCGAGCTGGCGGCCCATCTGTTCGGGCCCGAGGACGGCTTGCCGGTGATCGCCCTGCATGGTTGGCTGGACAACGCCAACAGCTTCGCCCGGCTGGCGCCCAAGCTCAAAGGCCTGCGCATCGTGGCCCTGGACATGGCCGGTCACGGGCATTCCGGGCACCGTCCGCCGGGCGCGGGTTATGCCCTGTGGGATTACGTCCATGACGTGCTGCAAGTGGCTGAACAGCTGGGCTGGAAGCGCTTTGCCCTGATGGGACATTCATTGGGAGCGATCGTGTCGCTGGTGCTGGCGGCGGCGCTGCCGGAGCGGGTCAGCCATCTGGCCCTGATCGACGGCGTGATTCCTCCGACCGCCAGCGCTGCAGGTGCCGCCGAGCGGCTGGGCATGGCCTTGCAGGCGCAACTGGACCTGCAGGACAAGCGCAAGCCGGTCTACAGCACGCTGGAGCGAGCCATCGAAGCGCGGATGAAGGGGCTGGTGGCGGTCAGTCGCGAGGCTGCCGAGCTGCTGGCCCTGCGTGGTCTGATGCCGGTGCCCGGTGGCTATACCTGGCGCAGCGACAGCCGCCTGACCCTGGCATCGCCGCTGCGTCTGACCGAGGAGCAGGCCATGTCCTTCGTCGAGCGGGTCAGTTGCCCGACGCAGCTGGTGGTGGCTGCCGACGGCATGCTGGTTCGGCACGAGTCCCTGCTGCAGCGTCTACCCTTTAGCCGGGAACAGCTGCCGGGCGGCCATCATCTGCACCTCAACGATGAGGCCGGCGCAACCTCTGTCGCAGACTGTTTCAATCGGTTTTTCGCCGTTCCTTGACTTGACGGGGTCAACTGTCGAGGCTGGGCGGGTTGAAATGGGAGACAACCATGATAGATCTGTACACCGCTGCGACCCCCAATGGCCACAAGGTTTCCATCCTGCTTGAAGAGCTCGGATTGCCCTACACGGTGCATGCCCTGAGTTTCGACAAGCGCGAGCAAAAGGCGCCGGCGTTTCTGAAGATCAATCCCAATGGGCGTATTCCGGCCATCGTCGACCGAGACAATGGCGATTTTCCCGTATTCGAATCCGGCGCGATCCTGGTGTATCTGGCCGAGCGCAGCGGCCAACTGCTGCCCAGCGATACCAAGGGCCGCTCGATCGTCATGCAGTGGCTGATGTTCCAGATGGGCGGCATCGGGCCCATGCAGGGCCAGGCCAACGTGTTCTTCCGCTATTTTCCGGAAAAGCTCCAGGGCGCCATCGATCGCTATCAGCATGAAACCCGGCGCCTGTATGAAGTCCTCGACACCCGCCTGCAACAGGTCGAGTACCTGGCCGGGGACTACAGCATTGCCGACATCGCCACCTTCCCCTGGGTGCGCGGTCATGAGTGGTCCGGTGTTTCGGTACAGGGCTTGCCGGCCCTGCAACGCTGGATGGCGGCCCTGGAGGCCCGGCCTGCGGTCCAGCGTGGCTTGCAGGTTCCGCAACGCAGTGACGACGCCAGCGTCGTCAAGGGCGCCCAGGCCATGCTTATCCGATGAGAGTTTCCATGCGTTCACTCAGTGTTCTGGGCTTGTCCTTCCTTAGCACCCTGGCCCTTGCCGCCGATCTGCCCGGCAGCCATGACCTGCCCCTGGTGCCCCGTCTGACCGATGCACAAATCGTCGACTACCGTCCGCAAGTGGAGCAGGAGCGTGTCTACCCGTTGGGCTCGATCCGCAGAATCAGCGGCCAACTGCGCTTTGACGGTCAGGTCAATGCCCGGGGCAAGCTCACGGCCATCACCTACCAATTGCCCGCCGAACGCACTTCCAACGAAGCCTTCACCCTGGCTCGCGAAGCCCTGCAGAAACAGGGGGCAGAGCTGCTGTTCTGGTGCCAGGCCCGGGATTGTGGCGAGAGCAGCCTGTGGGCCAATGAGGTCTTCGGCAACGCCAAGTTGTTTGGCGCCGACGAGCAGCAAGCCTATTTGCTGTTGCGCCTGGCGGCGCCCCAGGACAACTCCCTGGTGGCCCTGTACAGCATTACCCGGGGTAACCGCCGGGCCTACCTGCACGTGGAGCAGTTCGACGCCAGCGCTGCCCTGGGCGACTTGCTGCCCACTTCGGCGACCCTGCTGCGGCAACTGAAGGACACGGGCAAGCTGGACCTGCCCAAGCTGACCGATCCCCAGCCCGCCTGGCTCAACCTGCTTTCCCGCGGGCTGAACCTGGACACCACGCTGCGGGTCAGCCTGTCCGGCCAGCAGGCCGAGGCCTGGCGCCAGGCCCTGATTGGCCAGGGCGTGCTGGCGACGCGCATGGAAACCGGCGACTCCCAAGCCGCCGGGCTGCACTTCGAACTGCTGCGTTAAGCTGTTTCAGGCGGCCTGCACTCGCGGGTTCGCCTACTCTTCTCCGTTTACCCTTGTGCGAGACATTTCATGCCCAATAACGATCGCCTGCTGGTGCAGATTCTGCTCCTGGTGTTGTTCGGTGCCAGCTTCTGGGTGATGGCGCCTTTCTGGTCGGCGCTGTTCTGGGGCGCGGTGCTGGCCTTTGCCAGCTGGCCGCTGATGCGTTTGCTGACCCGCTGGCTCAATGGCCGCGAGTCCCTGGCGGCGGCCCTGTTGACCCTGGGCTGGATGGTTCTGGTGGCGGCGCCGCTGGTCTGGCTCGGGCTCAACCTGGCGGATCACGTGCGCGATGCCACGGCCTTTATCAAGGATGTGCAGGTGGACGGCCTGCCCGAGGCTCCCGCCTGGCTGGGCAGCCTGCCTTTGGTAGGGGAGCGTCTGGTCGGGCTGTGGAACAGCATCGATCAACAGGGCGCGGCGCTGATGCTGGCCGTCAAGCCGTATCTGGGGCAGGTGGGCAACTGGCTGCTGGCCCGCAGTGCACAGATCGGCGGCGGTATTCTCGAACTGACCCTGAGCATCGTCTTCGTGTTTTTCTTCTACCGTGACGGTCCGCGCCTGGCATTGTTCGTACACAAGCTGCTGGAGCGGTTGATCGGCGATCGGGCCGGCTACTACATCGATCTGGTCGCCGGCACCGTGCAACGGGTGGTCAACGGGGTGATCGGCACCGCTGCGGCCCAGGGCCTGCTGGCGCTGATCGGCTTTCTGATTGCCGGGGTGCCAGGGGCGCTGGTGCTGGGGATCGTCACCTTCCTGCTCAGCCTGATTCCCATGGGGCCGCCCCTGGTGTGGATTCCGGCCACGGCCTGGCTGGCCTGGAAGGGCGAATACGGCATGGCGGTGTTTCTGGGGATCTGGGGCACTTTCATCATCAGCGGCGTCGACAACGTGCTCAAACCCTACCTGATCAGTCGCGGTGGCAACCTGCCCCTGGTGATTGTGCTGCTCGGGGTGTTCGGCGGCCTGATCGCCTTCGGCTTTATCGGTCTGTTTATCGGTCCGACCCTGCTGGCGGTGGCCTACAGCCTGCTGCTGGACTGGAGCGCCAGTCAGGCCCGGACCCAGGAGCCGCGCTGAGCCGCGGCTTGCCGCTCGACAGGGGAGCGGCAAGCACCCATCAGGCGGCGACGTTGACGCTGTTGCCGACGCTGCTGGCAGGGTTCAGCTGATACTGCTTGCTGAGGTTGGCGATCATCTTGCCCAGGGCTTCGGTCAGGTTGGCCTGCGGGTTCTGAGTCTCGCTGTCCTGGTTGCGTCCGGCCTGCAGCGCAGCCTTGAGCTCATCGCTGCTGATGCCGCCGCTGCTGTCGCTGTCGAGTATTTTCAGCAATGCCGAACTGCTGTCGTTGCTGGCCGAGTTCTTGTCGCCGGACTGCAGGGCGCTGCTCAGTTCGTCGGCACTGATGCTGCCGTTGCCGTCGCTGTCGAGCTGGCCGAACAGTTGCTCGCCGGAGAGCTGTTGCGGGGGCGGTGGAGGCGGCGTCAGGCTGGCGGCCAGTTCGTCTGCACTGACGTTGCCATCCTGATTCTTGTCCAGGGCCGAGAAGAGCTGCTTGCTGTCGGCGCTGCTACCGGCGCTGCTCAAGCCGCTGCTCAGTTCGTCACTGTTGATGACGCCGTCGCCGTCACTGTCCAGAGCGCTGAGCAGGGCGTCCGCCAGTTCGGTGCCGGGTGCCTGGCCGTGATGCGCCGGTGGCGCCATGGCGGCCATTTCATCGCTGCTCAGGCTGGCGTTGCCATCGCTGTCCAGTTCGCTGAAGTTCTTGCTCAGGCTGACCAGGACACCCTTGTCGCCCTTGTTCGACAGAGCGTTGTTCAGCTCGTCCTGGTTCACCTCGCCGTCGCCGTTGCTATCGAGCCTGGCGAACAGGTCCTTCTGCAATTGTTGGCCGCGGCTGGTGCTGGAGGCACTGCTGCTGGAGCTGTAATAGCTCGAATAGTTGCTGCTGACGCTACCTATCATTGGACTCGCTCCTTGGGATGAATGGATCCGGTGGAGGCACCGGCTCATGCAGCCTCAAGGCTGGAGTTGTCCTGGGTATGGGCGCTTTGTACCCGTGGCTACACAAGGGACTCAGGGGCGGGGCAGGCGCAGCACCGCGGTCAGGCCGCCGCCGGGAGTCTCTTCCAGCAGCAACTGGCCGCCCATGCGCTCTGCCGCTTCGCGGGCGATGGTCATGCCCAGGCCGACGCCGCCGGAGTTGCGGTTGCGTGAGCCTTCGAGGCGGAAGAAGGGTTCGAACACGGCCTCGCGTTTGTCGGCGGCGATGCCGGGACCATGGTCGATGACCCGGATCAGCAACTGATCCCGATGGTCTTCCAGGGCCAGAGTGGCATGGCCGGCGTAGCGCAGGGCGTTGTCCAGCAGGTTGTTGATGCACGACTGCAGGGCCATGGGCTGGACCAGCAGCGGGGCGCAATGGCCCTGGGCCTGGGCATCGGCGCCCTGGTCCTGGGCGTTCTCGCACAGCGACTCCACCAGCGCCTGCACGTCCATCCATTGCTCGGCCTCGCTGGTGCGCTGTTCATGCAGGTAGCTGAGGGTGGCGTCGAGCATCTTGATCATGTCGTCCAGGTCCTGGCGCA
This genomic stretch from Pseudomonas sp. Os17 harbors:
- a CDS encoding NAD(P)H-dependent glycerol-3-phosphate dehydrogenase, translating into MTQQRPIAVLGGGSFGTAVANLLAENGHPVRQWMRDPEQAEAIRVNRENPRYLKGIKIHPAVEPVTDLLATLNDCDLCFVALPSSALRSVLAPHAQLLSGKLLVSLTKGIEAQTFKLMSEILEDIAPAARIGVLSGPNLAREVAEHALTATVVASEDEELCQRVQAALHGRTFRVYASADRFGVELGGALKNVYAIIAGMAVALGMGENTKSMLITRALAEMTRFAVSQGANPMTFLGLAGVGDLIVTCSSPKSRNYQVGFALGQGLSLEDAVTRLGEVAEGVNTLKVLKAKAQELGVYMPLVAGLHAILFEGRTLNQVIELLMRGEPKTDVDFISTSGFN
- a CDS encoding hotdog fold thioesterase; translation: MSLWRTTPNIEQLNAAQKNTIGEVLDIRFESFDEESLSASMVIDHRTHQPYGLLHGGASVVLAETVGSMASYLCIDASKFYCVGLEINANHLRGLRSGRVTAVARAIHIGRTTHVWDIRLSSDEGKASCISRLTMAVVPLGQTPPAQ
- a CDS encoding glutathione S-transferase family protein — its product is MIDLYTAATPNGHKVSILLEELGLPYTVHALSFDKREQKAPAFLKINPNGRIPAIVDRDNGDFPVFESGAILVYLAERSGQLLPSDTKGRSIVMQWLMFQMGGIGPMQGQANVFFRYFPEKLQGAIDRYQHETRRLYEVLDTRLQQVEYLAGDYSIADIATFPWVRGHEWSGVSVQGLPALQRWMAALEARPAVQRGLQVPQRSDDASVVKGAQAMLIR
- the sixA gene encoding phosphohistidine phosphatase SixA; amino-acid sequence: MKLWVLRHGQAESHAASDDQRNLTAHGRQEVLGSAAQLIGQPISAIIASPYVRAQQTAQLVRQALGFEGEILTVPWLTPEANPLQVLEHLDSADNLLLVSHQPLVGNLIGLLQHGHLRDPQPMNTASLAELEGDWPLAGLMTLNSVKHP
- the xopAW gene encoding XopAW family type III secretion system calcium-binding effector — its product is MIGSVSSNYSSYYSSSSSASSTSRGQQLQKDLFARLDSNGDGEVNQDELNNALSNKGDKGVLVSLSKNFSELDSDGNASLSSDEMAAMAPPAHHGQAPGTELADALLSALDSDGDGVINSDELSSGLSSAGSSADSKQLFSALDKNQDGNVSADELAASLTPPPPPPQQLSGEQLFGQLDSDGNGSISADELSSALQSGDKNSASNDSSSALLKILDSDSSGGISSDELKAALQAGRNQDSETQNPQANLTEALGKMIANLSKQYQLNPASSVGNSVNVAA
- a CDS encoding AI-2E family transporter, whose protein sequence is MPNNDRLLVQILLLVLFGASFWVMAPFWSALFWGAVLAFASWPLMRLLTRWLNGRESLAAALLTLGWMVLVAAPLVWLGLNLADHVRDATAFIKDVQVDGLPEAPAWLGSLPLVGERLVGLWNSIDQQGAALMLAVKPYLGQVGNWLLARSAQIGGGILELTLSIVFVFFFYRDGPRLALFVHKLLERLIGDRAGYYIDLVAGTVQRVVNGVIGTAAAQGLLALIGFLIAGVPGALVLGIVTFLLSLIPMGPPLVWIPATAWLAWKGEYGMAVFLGIWGTFIISGVDNVLKPYLISRGGNLPLVIVLLGVFGGLIAFGFIGLFIGPTLLAVAYSLLLDWSASQARTQEPR
- a CDS encoding AMP-binding protein is translated as MAAAFRLPLQVFYEREARHPQQCFLVQPSAGGQVQELSWFEVGQQARRAAQWLRERQLPPGSHIAIIGKNSAHWIISDLAIWMAGHVSVPLYPNLTADSVAQVLEHSESALVFIGKLDDWPGMAPGIRPGLPTVRLPLAPEGTFDCTWDDLQGCQPLADNPSPPAEQLATIIYTSGTTGLPKGVMHSFGNLGFAATHGTQLFGLGPGDRLLSYLPLCHVAERMFVEMAAIYTGQTVFFAESLDTFLADLRRARPTALFGVPRIWTKFQMGVYSKVPARRLDVLLSLPLIGKRVGHKVLAGLGLDALRVALSGAAPVPQALLHWYRRLGLDVLEVYGMTESCGYSHIGRSGEQVPGWIGRPCPGVEVRIDDAGEVQVRSGATMQGYYKDPQKTAETITEDGFLRTGDKGEQDAAGNLRLTGRLKEIFKTSKGKYVAPAPIENRLAVHAHIEQVCVVGDGLSAPLGLCVLSAAGLQAAAGSAREGLHSSLENLLAQVNGGLDKHERLHRLVVVKDNWAVENGFLTPTLKIKRNVIEATYGGSFQRWSERSEAVLWQD
- a CDS encoding alpha/beta fold hydrolase, yielding MSQQVFFAHANGFPSGTYGKLFAALAPEFEVAHLQQHAHDPRFPVDDNWQSLVDELIHHLQQQAQPVWGVGHSLGGVLHLHAALRCPELYRGVVMLDSPVLTRADQWVIRAAKRFGFIDRLTPAGRTLGRREEFADVESARSYFARKTLFRAFDPDCLDAYLQHGLQQVGDRLRLRFDPATEISIYRGVPHTSPGSARQLKVPLAVVRGQQSRVVMRHHTSAVGRMPLGESLTMPGGHMFPLERPEATATLLKELFTRWEQRRSCA
- a CDS encoding DUF4389 domain-containing protein — encoded protein: MNDTNSEAKYESILLRVLWMLVFVMVWQVAQFLLGALVLVQLIYRLIYGAPNAGLMNFGDSLSQFLAQIGRFGSFHTEQKPWPFADWPTPRAPEGEAPHSVPPAPHPVRDEEPKL
- a CDS encoding alpha/beta hydrolase gives rise to the protein MSQVVEEVRLNLPHIELAAHLFGPEDGLPVIALHGWLDNANSFARLAPKLKGLRIVALDMAGHGHSGHRPPGAGYALWDYVHDVLQVAEQLGWKRFALMGHSLGAIVSLVLAAALPERVSHLALIDGVIPPTASAAGAAERLGMALQAQLDLQDKRKPVYSTLERAIEARMKGLVAVSREAAELLALRGLMPVPGGYTWRSDSRLTLASPLRLTEEQAMSFVERVSCPTQLVVAADGMLVRHESLLQRLPFSREQLPGGHHLHLNDEAGATSVADCFNRFFAVP
- a CDS encoding DUF4892 domain-containing protein is translated as MRSLSVLGLSFLSTLALAADLPGSHDLPLVPRLTDAQIVDYRPQVEQERVYPLGSIRRISGQLRFDGQVNARGKLTAITYQLPAERTSNEAFTLAREALQKQGAELLFWCQARDCGESSLWANEVFGNAKLFGADEQQAYLLLRLAAPQDNSLVALYSITRGNRRAYLHVEQFDASAALGDLLPTSATLLRQLKDTGKLDLPKLTDPQPAWLNLLSRGLNLDTTLRVSLSGQQAEAWRQALIGQGVLATRMETGDSQAAGLHFELLR